A window of the Zeugodacus cucurbitae isolate PBARC_wt_2022May chromosome 4, idZeuCucr1.2, whole genome shotgun sequence genome harbors these coding sequences:
- the LOC105211596 gene encoding uncharacterized protein LOC105211596, with product MNMIMENNHHLNHQYQQGTSPLPSPQRAELCVSTTPPNESLSPLSSHNSNNNDVQVSPIGTKTNLSNGKTTLKRSFDVAFLMMPDDRIKQKQSEKHARLAEYTEHLQYPTDLSPRTNQHSPPQNHQQQPQLHSQQSQINPIETVFTSNLQEARRYPQITIRSPRVYDDPTLVIPVGSESPECVPLKSAFTKVCSMRLESPVQPAPPLSPDQLSCSSISPPIPTTPPRTNSGGNGSISSVGSGNTAPCLNPNIIYQNFRPEYQFNGTFQSVNHIQMLQAQRLKQQLLYRTPLNPSAAAALAASNPPGPPTNGNSNPEFLHGYPTFPFPNAGAHPFAAVAPPEMPRIAQHPAAAAILTTLIPPTLASTFSLTAQNVCAKCNISFRMTSDLVYHMRSHHKSEVACDPNRRKREEKLRCPVCQETFRERHHLTRHMTAHQDKESDQVTPNSSVLSEGRERLNNLASSGNGRHQPTRIPSINK from the coding sequence ATGAACATGATCATGGAAAATAATCATCACCTTAACCATCAATACCAACAGGGCACATCGCCTTTGCCGTCACCACAACGCGCCGAATTGTGCGTCTCTACGACTCCGCCAAATGAGTCTTTAAGTCCACTTTCTAgtcacaacagcaataataatgacGTACAAGTTTCTCCTATTGGCACAAAAACAAACTTGAGTAATGGAAAGACGACTTTAAAACGTTCCTTCGATGTTGCTTTTCTTATGATGCCCGATGACCGTATCAAGCAAAAGCAAAGCGAAAAGCATGCTCGTCTTGCAGAATACACGGAACATCTACAATATCCAACAGATTTATCCCCACGTACCAATCAGCATTCGCCACCACAAAACCACCAGCAACAGCCACAGTTACACTCACAACAGTCACAAATCAATCCGATTGAAACGGTTTTTACGAGTAATCTACAAGAAGCACGACGCTATCCACAAATTACCATACGTTCACCGCGCGTCTACGATGACCCCACATTGGTCATTCCTGTTGGTAGCGAATCACCCGAGTGTGTGCCTTTAAAGAGCGCCTTCACCAAAGTCTGTTCAATGCGCCTCGAGTCACCTGTTCAGCCTGCGCCTCCGCTTAGTCCCGATCAATTGAGCTGTTCATCGATAAGTCCACCTATTCCCACAACGCCGCCACGCACAAATAGTGGAGGAAATGGAAGTATTTCTAGTGTAGGCAGTGGCAATACGGCGCCATGCCTCAATCCCAATATAATCTACCAAAATTTCCGGCCGGAGTACCAGTTTAATGGCACGTTTCAGTCTGTCAATCACATACAGATGCTGCAGGCACAGCGTCTCAAGCAGCAATTGCTTTATCGAACCCCACTGAATCCCTCTGCAGCGGCCGCACTAGCCGCAAGCAATCCTCCAGGACCACCCACAAACGGCAACTCTAATCCAGAGTTTCTTCACGGCTATCCCACGTTTCCCTTTCCTAACGCTGGCGCCCATCCATTCGCCGCTGTTGCACCGCCGGAGATGCCACGAATCGCACAGCATCCAGCGGCAGCCGCAATTCTCACAACGCTGATACCACCAACCTTGGCATCTACGTTTTCTTTGACTGCTCAAAACGTTTGCGCCAAATGTAACATAAGCTTCCGCATGACGAGTGACCTCGTCTATCACATGCGTTCCCATCACAAGAGTGAAGTGGCTTGCGATCCAAATCGGCGTAAGCGTGAGGAGAAGTTGCGCTGTCCCGTCTGTCAGGAGACATTCCGCGAACGGCATCACCTCACACGACACATGACTGCTCACCAAGACAAGGAGAGTGACCAAGTAACCCCAAATTCTTCTGTGTTAAGTGAAGGCAGAGAAAGGTTGAATAACTTGGCTAGTAGCGGGAATGGGCGTCATCAACCGACGCGCATTCCGAGTATAAACAAATGA